The nucleotide window TGCAGAAGCGTCGCACCCATTCGGGATCGGCGTCTATGCGTATGCTGCCGGTCACCCGCACGCGCACCCACATGTCGCGCGGGATCACGATGCCGGTGGGCGCCAGGCGAACCGTGCCGAATTCCAGCAGGGTGCTCCCCGGCACGGAGATCGTGTGGGTGGCCGAGAACGACGCGGAGGCGGCAGCCATGGGCCGGCCGGCGGGCAGCGGAGCGGATCTCGTGGGCGCGGTCGGCTGGTCCACACACGCGGATATCAAAAGGACGGGTCCGAGCGCGAGACTTCGGAATGAAAGGTGGCGCGGCATCAAGGTGCTGGCTGGCGGTGGGAAGACAACGTTCGGGGAACGACGAAGCCCCGTGCTCCGGGGCGGGTGCCGGGAAGGCACACGGGTCCGAAGCGACGGGGCGCGAGAAGGGCGGCGTCTGGCGGGCTTCGGCGGCTGGGCCGTCTCCACGCGGGAGACCCCTGGCTTTGCGGACCGGCCTCACGACCGGGGTGCTCTTGTCGGCTGCGGAAGGGTACGGTTCCGTGCGTTTCAAGTCAATGTTTCCGTGCGGGCCTCTCGCGGTGCTCGTACAGCCCGCTCGCATCCTGCCCCGGCTCTGGCGCGAGTCCTGCGTTGCCGCGCGGGTTGCGCGCCGGGCGCCGTCCTCATGCGGCACCGGATCTCCGGCGCACGAGGAACACCCCAACCACACCCATGGCAGAGACGTCAGACCCGGACGACCTGAAGGCGCGGGTCGAGCAGATTGGCAGGGACGCGGGCGCCGAGCGGGTGGCGTGCTGCATGTTCGACTACCACACCCGCGGCTGGTGGGACTACCAGGGCGACGAGTGGTTCCACGCGGCCAGCACCATCAAGGTGCCGATCCTGGTGGGGGTGTTCGGCGCCATCCACCGCGGCCGGCTCGCGCGCGAAAGCCGGGTGCACGTGCGGAACCGCTTCCTGAGCGTGGCCAGCCGCCAGCCCTTCCGCGTGGAGGCGGCGCGCGACGCCAACGCCGTGGTCCCCCAGCACCTCGGGCGCACGCTCAAGGTGGACGAGCTGTGCTTCCACATGATCGTAACCAGCAGCAACCTCGCCACCAACCTGCTGGTGGACCTGGTGGGGCTGGACGACCTGCGCGCATCCGTTAAGGAGCTGGAGATCGACGGGGTGCAGCTGGAACGCGGCGTGGAGGACAACGACGCCTTCGACGCCGGGATCAGCAACCGCGTGACCGCGCGCGGGATGGTCAAGACGCTGCGCCACATCGAGGAAGGGACCGCCTTCTCGGTGGAGGCCTCCGCGCGGATGCTGGAGATCATGCACGAGCAGGAGTTCCGCAGCGGGATCCCGGCGGGAGTGCCGGACGGTGCCAAGGTGGCCAACAAGACGGGGGAGATCTCCACGGTGGCGCACGACGCGGCCATCGTCTACCTCCCCGGCCGCAAGCCGTACGCGATCACCGTGCTCACCGAGTGGGAGCCGGGCTCCAGCGGGCGGCACGACACCATCGCCCGCATCTCGCGCGCCGTGTACAACCACCTGACCGCCGCGGGGAAGAAGAATGCCTGACGCGACGGTGCTGAAGATGGTGGACGGGACGACGCTGGGCGCCGAGTACCGCGCCGTGCTGCGCCCCGGCGAGCTGATGAGGGACCGGTCGCGGCGCGTGCGGCGGCTGCCGCGCTTCTTCTACGAGATCCCGTCGTGGGACGTGGCGCTGGACACGCAGCTCGCCCCGCACTTCCAGCTCTGGGAGTTCATCAACGTGGACGTGCGGGAGACGGAGCTGCTGCGCGCTTCGTGGCCCCGTTACATTCCGTGCGCCGTGTCGCTGCTGGCCGCGTACCTGGAGCTGTTTCGCCAGGAGGTGGGGACGTACGTGCACGTGGCGGCCAACGGCGGGTACCGCTCGCCGGCGCACCGCTTTTCCGGGCACGCGTCGCCGCACCTGTGGGGGACGGCGGCCAACATCTACCGCATCGGCGACGACTGGCTGGACGACGACAGGACGATCACCCGTTACGGGAAGATCGCGGAAAAGGTACTGCCGGGGATACGCGCCCTGCCCTGGGGGCACGGCGTTGGCGAGACGGACGACCAGCTGCACCTGGACCTGGGCTACACGGTGGTGGTCCCCTCGGACGCGCCGGGGGAGGAGGATGCCGGGCCGGTGCCCGGCCATGACGCGGAAATTGCCGAGGTTGGGGCGCGATGACGACAGACGACAAGAAAGGCGCCGGGACGTCGGCCAAGGGCGCGGCCGGGACGGACCGGCTGGAGCTTGCCGCGATCGGGATGGAGGCGGAGTTCTCGGTGCTGGTGGATGGCGAGCAGGTGCGTCCGGAAGACGTGTTCGGCGACCCGCGGGCTTTCGTGCGCGGCAACCTGATGCACCGCGTGGGCACCTCGTACCACCTCCCGACCGGGGGCGCGGTGTACTTCGACACGGGGGTCATCGAGGTGGCGACCCCGGTCATCGAGATCGAGCGCGGGTGCGCGGCGCGTGCCGGGCGGTCGCTGTGGGAGAGCATCCTATACCTGCGCGGCGAGCTGGACGCGTGGGAGCAGCGCGAGCGGCGGGAGGTGAAGCTGGTGGGGTTCAGCACGCACTACAACGTCTCGTTCGAGCTGCCGCGCTCGGAGCAGGGGCGCAGCCGCACCGTGCACAAGCTGGCGCTCCTCCTTTCGTACATCCTTCCCGCGCCGGTGATGATGCTGGCCGCCAACCGCCGCTCCACCGGGGTGGGGGTGCGCCCGCGCGGAGACCGCATCGAGATCACGGCCGACTTCACCCCCAGCGCGTCCCTGATGATCGCCACGGGGACGCTGATCGCCGGCATCGTGCGCGAGGTGATGACCTGGCCGTCGTTCGAGCTGGACATGCTGGAGCGGATGAACCTTCCCGTGATCAGCGGCTACCGTCCGATGCCGCACACCTCGCGGAAGGGGTGGCTGGCGCGCTACGACACCTTCCCGATCAACCCCTTCCAGGCAGACGTGGACGCGCCGGTCTGGATCACGCGCGACGATCGGAAGCTGAGCCTGCGCGCCATCGCGGGGCTCACGGTGAAGCACTTCTGGCACCCGATCCGGCGCATCTCGGACCCGTTCACCTTCCGGCTGATCGGGTCGGTGATGCGGGGCCGCGCGCCCTCGCTCCTGGACCTGGACGACAGGCCGGAGGAGTACGGCGACGTGGGCCGCCTGTGCACCTGGGACAACCTGTTCCCGGAGCGCGAGCTGTCGCGGAGCCGCTACGAGCAGGTGCTGATCAAGGCGATCTCCGGCCAGAAGCTGACCATGAACGGCCGGCACTACACGCCCACGGGAATGCGCGGCTGGAGCGCCGTCGTCTTCCGCGGCGACGGAGACCACCGCCGCCACGTGTTCGGGATCGACTACCTGCTGAACCACCTGCGAGACTGGGAGCGCCCCGCCACCCGCGGCGGGTGAACAGCATCACACAGAGACACGGAGGGAACGGAAAGGCCACAGAAAACCCTTATGCTGTTCTCTCCGTTGCCTCTGTGGCTCTGTGTGAGGCCATCCTTTCTCTATCCTGCGTCTCTGCGCCTGATCAGAAGTGCACCTCCAACCCGATCGAGGGGAGGAGAGGGATGGAGCGGTCGAACGCGTCGTCGAGAACGTAGCCCTGCACTCCGTAGTCGTAGTACGTGCGCGGGTCGAGGCGCAGCATCGTGCCCCGGTTCAGAGCGTTCAGCACCTGAAGGCGCAGCGTGTACGTCCCGCTCCCGATGCGGCCGTTCTTCTCCGCTCCAACGTCGATCCGCTGCGAGGCTGGAAGCCGCCGGCTGTTGGTAGCGCCGAACACGTAGTTCCTGCGCATCTGCCGCCCCGCGTCCGGCCCGTCCGGCAGCACGACCGTTCCGAGCACGGGAGTATACGGGAGACCGCTGCGCACCGTCGCCGCCACGTTGGCCCGCCACCCGCGTCCCAGCCCGCGCGACGCGATCCCTTTGAAAGCGTGCGGTGCGTCCCAAACGGGGGGTAGATCCGGGCCGCCGAAGTTGTTCCGTGTATGGGTGAGCGTGTACGACAACTGCGTGTCGAAACGATCACCCGCGTGCGTCAACAGGAACTCCGCCCCCCGGCTCGCCCCGGTTCCGAAGCGGAACGCCGGGTACGGTGTGCTCGGGTAGAGGAGAACCGACGCGGAGTCCAGCTGCGCGATCCGCCCGTAGCGCTTCGCGAATCCGGTCGCGCGCACGGCCGTGCGGGCCCCGATGCGGTACTCCGCGCCCAGTTCGGCGGCGTCCGCCGTGTTCGGAGTTTCGGTGAGTGCGAAGCGGGGGCTGCCGAGTGTCCCTTCCCGCGCCTCTTCGGCCTGGGTGGTGGTCTGAAAGAGACGGCCTGCGCTCCCGGAGAGCTCGACACGGTCCACCGGGTTCCAGCGTACCGCGAACCGGGGCGCCAGGTGCGGCCCCGCATCGGACATCCCCTGCACCATCAGCGCGCGGAGTCCCGCCGACAGCTCCAGGTTCTGGCGCACGGCCCATGCGTCCGCCAGGTGCAGCGCCAGCCGCCCCTGGGCGGCGGCGTAGCTGTAGGTGGGGGGCGTGTTGGGACCGAACTCCTCGACGGAGCCGTTGAGCCGGTGGTCGAACCGGTCGTGGCTCACGTCGGCACCGGCGCTCACGCGGTGTGCCCCACCAAGCGGCAGCTCGGCCGAGAAAGCGGCCTTCACGTAGTCCGTGTGCGCGTCGACGATCTCGGTGGGCGCGGCTCCGCCGCCGCGCGGAATGTCGCGGAAGCGGACGGCGTAGCCGGAGTACGTCACGTCGGCGCGCGCCCTCCACCCCGATTCCGACTGGCGTACGATTCCAACGCGCCCCGCGCGGCTCCCCCACCGGTAGTCGGGCCTGAAGATCACTTGCGACCCGTCCGCCGACGCTTCATCTGCCAGAGCGGTGATCCAATCGCCGTTGCCGAACCCCGTTGCGTCCAGGGTCCACCCGGTCGCGAGCTCCTGCCGGAGCCGCAGGTTCACATCCGCGAAGCCGTAGCTCCCCAGGTCCGCAATGGAGCCCACCACCCCCGTGGTGGCGTAGCGTCCGGCGGCGAGCAGCGATCCGCTCCGCCACCGGCGCCCGGTGACCGCACCGCCGCTGAGCAGGCTCAGGTGCGCACGGTAGAAGGTGCTGTCCGGCACGAGGGTGCGGATCTCGACGATCCCGCTCAGGCGGTCGTCGTGGTGGACCGGAGGGGCTCCCAGGTGCAGGGTGGCGCCTCCCACCGCCCCTAGCTGGACGCCGCCGAACAGCCCGAGCATGTGGAACGGCTCGGTGAGCGGGATCCCGTCCAGAAGGATGAGCGTTTCGTCGCTCGCGCCGCCCCGGACGTGGAACGCGCTCCGCCATCCGTTCGGCTGGTCGACCCCGGGGAGGGTCGCGACGGCCCGGAAGAGGTCCGGCTCCGCGAGCGGGGGAACCCTGGCGATGCCGACCGGGGACAGCTCGTAGCGCGGCGACACGGCGGTCGCGTCGCGCGTACCGGTGACCGTGATCCCGGCCAGGGGCAGCCCACGCGGCGTGAGGAAGAGCGTGACGTCCCCGCGCGCGCCGCTCCCGGGGGCGATCGTCGTATCGCCGGCGGCGTACCCGACGCGCGCGATGCTCAGCGACACGGGAAGCGCGCCGCGGAGCCTGAACCTGCCGTCCTGGCCGGTCTCCGCGGAGGCGCGCCCGTCCGTCCGGCGGACCGTGGCACCGGCCACCGGACGGCCGGTGGCGGCGTCGACGACCCGGCCCGCCAGGCCCTCGGCCTCACCCTGCGCGGCGAGAGAGGACGCGATGACCAGCGAGCACGCCGCGGCGGCCGCCGCCGGGTGAAGGCGGAGTAGAGGGCGACTCATCGGTTGATCTCCAGATCGATGCGGTACCGCTTGACGTTGGCGCTTCCAAAGAACCCGAACCCTCCCTCG belongs to Longimicrobium sp. and includes:
- a CDS encoding TonB-dependent receptor — encoded protein: MSRPLLRLHPAAAAAACSLVIASSLAAQGEAEGLAGRVVDAATGRPVAGATVRRTDGRASAETGQDGRFRLRGALPVSLSIARVGYAAGDTTIAPGSGARGDVTLFLTPRGLPLAGITVTGTRDATAVSPRYELSPVGIARVPPLAEPDLFRAVATLPGVDQPNGWRSAFHVRGGASDETLILLDGIPLTEPFHMLGLFGGVQLGAVGGATLHLGAPPVHHDDRLSGIVEIRTLVPDSTFYRAHLSLLSGGAVTGRRWRSGSLLAAGRYATTGVVGSIADLGSYGFADVNLRLRQELATGWTLDATGFGNGDWITALADEASADGSQVIFRPDYRWGSRAGRVGIVRQSESGWRARADVTYSGYAVRFRDIPRGGGAAPTEIVDAHTDYVKAAFSAELPLGGAHRVSAGADVSHDRFDHRLNGSVEEFGPNTPPTYSYAAAQGRLALHLADAWAVRQNLELSAGLRALMVQGMSDAGPHLAPRFAVRWNPVDRVELSGSAGRLFQTTTQAEEAREGTLGSPRFALTETPNTADAAELGAEYRIGARTAVRATGFAKRYGRIAQLDSASVLLYPSTPYPAFRFGTGASRGAEFLLTHAGDRFDTQLSYTLTHTRNNFGGPDLPPVWDAPHAFKGIASRGLGRGWRANVAATVRSGLPYTPVLGTVVLPDGPDAGRQMRRNYVFGATNSRRLPASQRIDVGAEKNGRIGSGTYTLRLQVLNALNRGTMLRLDPRTYYDYGVQGYVLDDAFDRSIPLLPSIGLEVHF
- a CDS encoding serine hydrolase; the encoded protein is MAETSDPDDLKARVEQIGRDAGAERVACCMFDYHTRGWWDYQGDEWFHAASTIKVPILVGVFGAIHRGRLARESRVHVRNRFLSVASRQPFRVEAARDANAVVPQHLGRTLKVDELCFHMIVTSSNLATNLLVDLVGLDDLRASVKELEIDGVQLERGVEDNDAFDAGISNRVTARGMVKTLRHIEEGTAFSVEASARMLEIMHEQEFRSGIPAGVPDGAKVANKTGEISTVAHDAAIVYLPGRKPYAITVLTEWEPGSSGRHDTIARISRAVYNHLTAAGKKNA